In a single window of the Coregonus clupeaformis isolate EN_2021a chromosome 10, ASM2061545v1, whole genome shotgun sequence genome:
- the LOC121575902 gene encoding HIG1 domain family member 1A, mitochondrial yields MSSNKNVSTYDDENESKFMRKAKESPFVPIGMAGCAAVVAFGLWRLKSRGDTKMSVHLIHMRVGAQGFIVGAMTLGVIYSMYKEYLAPKDPGKDSK; encoded by the exons ATGTCCTCCAACAAAAATGTGTCAACATATGATGATGAGAATGAATCAAAATTTATGAGGAAAGCGAAGGAGTCTCCGTTTGTCCCAATAG GCATGGCAGGATGCGCTGCAGTGGTCGCCTTTGGTCTGTGGAGGCTCAAGTCGCGGGGAGACACAAAGATGTCCGTCCACCTCATCCACATGCGTGTTGGAGCTCAAGGCTTTATAGTAGGAGCAATGACATTAG GGGTGATCTACTCTATGTACAAAGAATACCTTGCCCCGAAGGACCCAGGTAAAGACAGCAAGTGA